One Perognathus longimembris pacificus isolate PPM17 chromosome 2, ASM2315922v1, whole genome shotgun sequence DNA segment encodes these proteins:
- the Slc35g1 gene encoding solute carrier family 35 member G1, which produces MGPPESSGDAADLEVSGLRLTDHAPPPEVDDGRVDAEAAADTPGRRRCWLCGSVRCGSSAEPEAKKKAPCPGLGLFYTLLSAFLFSVASLFVKKVQDVHAVEISAFRCVFQMLVIIPCLIYRKSGFIGPKDQQLFLLLRGVLGSTAMILMYYAFQTTSLADATVIAFSCPVFTSLFACIFLKEKYSLWDAFFTLFAITGVILIVRPPFLFGSSTAGVEKNYSVHLKGTFAAIGHAVLAAMTIVILRKMGKSVDYFLSIWYYVILGLLESIIVLFILGEWSLPHCGLDRLFLILIGLLGLGGQIFMTKALQIEKAGPVAMTKTMDVVFAFIFQIIFFNDVPTWWTVGGALCVVASSTGAALRKWLQSSK; this is translated from the exons ATGGGGCCCCCGGAGAGCTCCGGAGACGCAGCTGACTTGGAAGTGTCCGGGCTGCGGCTGACGGACCACGCGCCGCCCCCGGAGGTGGACGACGGGCGGGTGGACGCCGAGGCGGCGGCGGACACCCCCGGGCGCCGCAGGTGCTGGCTCTGCGGTTCCGTGCGGTGCGGCTCGAGCGCGGAGCCCG AAGCCAAGAAGAAAGCACCCTGTCCTGGACTTGGCTTGTTTTACACATTATTGTCTGCCTTCCTTTTCTCAGTGGCctctttatttgttaaaaaagTGCAAGACGTCCATGCTGTAGAAATTAGTGCATTTCGATGTGTGTTCCAAATGCTAGTTATTATCCCTTGCTTAATATACAGAAA ATCTGGTTTTATAGGCCCAAAAGATCAGCAACTTTTCCTCCTTCTCAGAGGAGTGCTTGGTTCTACTGCCATGATCCTTATGTACTATGCTTTCCAGACAACATCCCTCGCAGATGCCACAGTCATCGCCTTTAGCTGTCCAGTGTTTACGTCGCTATTTGCTTGCATATTTCTCAAGGAAAAGTATAGCCTTTGGGATGCTTTCTTCACCTTGTTCGCCATCACTGGAGTGATCCTTATTGTGAGGCCGCCATTTTTGTTTGGTTCCAGTACTGCAGGGGTAGAAAAAAACTACTCTGTCCACCTTAAAGGGACCTTTGCAGCCATTGGACATGCTGTGCTGGCGGCGATGACTATAGTTATCCTGAGGAAAATGGGAAAATCTGTGGACTACTTTCTCAGCATTTGGTATTATGTCATCCTTGGCCTTCTTGAAAGCATCATTGTCCTCTTTATACTTGGGGAGTGGAGTCTTCCTCACTGTGGGCTGGACAGATTGTTTCTCATATTAATCGGGCTCCTAGGTTTGGGGGGTCAGATATTTATGACAAAAGCACTTCAAATAGAAAAAGCAGGACCCGTAGCAATGACGAAGACAATGGATGTGGTCTTTGCTTTTATCTTTCAGATTATTTTCTTCAATGATGTGCCCACCTGGTGGACAGTGGGTGGCGCTCTCTGTGTCGTAGCCAGTAGTACTGGAGCAGCTCTTCGGAAATGGCTCCAGAGTTCCAAATGA